CGATGCGTGGTTAGACATGAGTTTTGTTACTGGCGAAACAGAACCTCAACAAAAGGTTTTGGGTGAAGTTATTTATGCAGGTGGCAAACAAATGGGAGAGGGCATTGAAATAGAAGTTTTAAAAAACGCTTCGCAAAGTTATCTTACAAGCCTATGGAATAAGGAAAACTACAGCCATAATTTTAAACAGAACTTTAATGATAGTGTAGCTAAATATTTCAGTATCGCTGTGTTTATCATCGCCTTTATCGCCATGGCTTATTGGTTTTACCATAACAATGGTACAAAAGCTTGGGCGGCATTTACAGCAGTTATCATCGTTGCTTGTCCTTGTGTGTTGGCGTTAAGCACTCCTTTTACGCTTTCTGCTATTTTATCAGTATTCGATAAAAAGGGCTTTTATGTAAAAAATACTGATGCTGTTGAAGAATTGGCCCATTGCAATTCTATTGTTTTTGATAAAACTGGAACATTGACCACCATAGAAGATGCAAAAATCAGTTTTACTGGAACACTTACTGATAATGATAAGAAGTTGCTGGTTTCATTACTCAATCATTCCTCACATCCTTTAAGTAGGCAAATTTTAAACAGTTTTTCTTACGGTAAATTTTATCCAATTTCAAAATTTAAAGAAACACCAGGGAAGGGAATTAGGGGATTGGTGAATAATCAGATGGTTTATGCAGGTAATCAGTCTGTTTTACCTTTTGATATTAAGCCAGACCAACATAATGGTGTTCATGTTGTAATTGATAGTGCTTACAAAGGTTCTTTTATAGTTACTCAACAATGGCGTTCGAATTTGGCTGAGCTGATGACCAAGTTGACAAAGCAGTTTAGCTTAAAAGTGCTTTCTGGAGATACTAATAAGGACGAAAAAGCACTTCAGTCATTTTTCTCTTTATCAACAACCATAAAGTTTGAGCAAAGTCCGCAACAAAAGTTGGCGGCGATTATACAACAACAAGAAAGCGGGGAAAAGGTAATGATGCTTGGTGATGGTCTTAACGATGCCGGAGCTTTAAAACAGAGTGATTTTGGAATTGCCATTACCGATAACATTAACAATTTTACGCCAGGTTGCGATGCCATTTTAAAAGGGAGTTCTTTGGAGTTTCTTCCCAGTTTTTATCAATTAAGTAAAGACGGATTGAAAATCATTAAAATCAGCTTTGCTATTGCCATTGCTTACAATTGTGTTGGTTTGTATTATGCAGTACAAGGTACACTTTATCCATTAGTTGCAGCAGTGCTGATGCCTTTAAGCACCATTACCATTATCAGTTTTACTACCATTGCCACCAGATTTTTCGCTCGTAAAAACAACTTGATATGAACATACTTTATTTTCTTGTGGGCTGCAGCGTTTTAATGGCATTGGTATTTTTAGCGGCATTTATTTGGTCGCTCAAAAGTGGTCAACACGATGATGTGGTTACACCAGCCATGAGAATGCTGTTTGATGAGGAAGAGGAAAGTTAGTCAATAGTCAATAGTCAATAGTCGATAGTCAATAGTCTATGGTCCATCAACCATCAACCTTTATCAAACGCCTAACCATTTTCTGACGAATATCACTTTTTCAACTAAGCCTTATCATCATGCAACCTTGGCTCAGTAAATACTTTTGTTGTATCACAAAACAATAAATCTCTATTTTTTATGCAGTTAGAAAAATTTACTTACGATAACAAGATTGTACGAAATTTTGGTCTTGCCACCATTATTTGGGGTATTATCGGAATGACGGTTGGTTTGCTTGTGGCCATGCAGTTGTTTAAACCTTCAATGAATTTGGGCAACCAATACACCACTTTCGGCAGAATTAGACCTTTGCATACCAATGCGGTAATTTTCGCCTTTGTAGGCAATGCCATTTTTATGGGTGTGTATTATTCTTTACAACGCCTTTTAAAAGCAAGAATGTTTAGCGATGTATTAAGCAAAATCCATTTTTGGGGTTGGCAATTAATCATCGTTTCTGCAGTAATAACCTTGCCTTTAGGTCTTACAACATCGCATGAATATGCCGAATTAGAATGGCCGATAGATATTGCCATTACACTAATTTGGGTGGTTTTTGGTATCAACATGTTTGGTACCATTATTAAACGTAGAGAAAGGCATTTGTATGTGGCTATTTGGTTTTACATTGCCACGTTTGTAACTATTGCAGTTTTGCACATCGTTAACTCTTTTGAATTACCAATCTCAGCTTTTAAAAGTTATTATGTGTATGCAGGCGTTCAAGATGCCTTGGTACAGTGGTGGTATGGACATAATGCGGTTGCGTTTTTCTTAACTACGCCGTACTTGGGAATGATGTACTACTTTTTGCCGAAAATGGCGAACAGGCCTGTATATTCTTATAAGTTAAGTATTCTGCACTTTTGGTCATTAATCTTTATTTATATCTGGGCTGGCCCGCACCATTTATTATATACTTCCTTACCAGGATGGGCACAATCTTTAGGGGTTGCATTTTCAATTATGCTTATTGCGCCAAGTTGGGGTGGCATGATCAATGGTTTGTTAACCTTGCGTGGTGCCTGGGATAAAGTTCGTGAAGATGTAACCTTAAAGTTCATGGTTGTTGCCTTAACTGCTTATGGCATGGCAACTTTCGAAGGTCCATTACTTTCGTTAAAACAAATTAATGGGGTTGCCCACTTTACCGATTGGATTGTTGCCCACGTTCATGTTGGCGCATTAGGATGGAATGGTTTCTTAACCTTTGGTGTGTTGTATTGGTTAATTCCACGCATCTATAAAACTGAACTTTACTCTAAAAAAATGGCTTCATTCCATTTCTGGATTGGCACCTTAGGTATTCTGTTTTATGCAGTGCCGATGTATTGGGCTGGTTTTACACAAGGTTTAATGTGGAAAGAGTTCACTCCAGAGGGATTATTAAAATATCCCAATTTTCTGACTACAACCTTGCAAATTATTCCAATGCATGTGTTAAGAAGCATTGGCGGAGGGCTTTATTTAATCGGAGTTATTGTAATGACGGTTAACCTCGCTAAAACCATGTTAAGGGGAAAATTAGTAGCTAATGAAGCTGCAGAAGCAATGCCTTTAGAAAAGGTAATGGTTGAAGATGCATCAGACAAAAAATGGCATAGAAGATTAGAACGCAAACCAATAAAATTAATGGTTTTAGCGCTAATTGTAATCTTAATTGGTGGTATGGTAGAGATGATGCCAACTTTTACCATTCAATCTAATATACCAACCATAGCTAGTGTAAAACCTTATTCGGCACTTGAACTACAAGGTAGAGATGTTTATATCCGTGAGGGTTGTGTAAACTGTCACTCTCAAACGGTTCGCCCTTTCCGCTCAGAAACAGAACGTTATGGAGAATACAGCAAGGCTGGAGAATTTGTGTACGACCATCCGTTTTTATGGGGTAGCAAACGTACTGGGCCAGATTTACACAGGATTGGTGGTAAATACAGTAATACTTGGCACTTTAATCATTTATTGGACCCAACCTCTATGTCGCCAGGCAGTATCATGCCATCTTATCAATGGTTAATTAGTCAGAAGTTAGACACCACAACTACGGCCAGTAAAATTAGGGCTATGCAAACGCTTGGTGTTCCTTATGATGAAGACTTTGATAAAATAGCAAATGTATCGTTAAAAAAACAGGCAGATACTATTGCTAAAGACTTAAGGCAAAATAATATCAAGGTAACTAGCGATAAAGAAATTATAGCTGTAATTGCCTATTTACAAAGATTAGGTACTGATATCAAAGCAAATAAATCAACTATCCCATCAAACCAATAATCATGTTTAAACAAATTAAAGACCTAGCTGGAGGTGAAATGTACTTGATAACCTCATTACTCATATTTATGGTGTTTTTTGTCCTAGTGGGCGTGTATCTACTTAAGCTAAATAAAAACCACATCAGTTTAATGAGCAATTTACCAATTGAAGACAACCAAATACAAGGAGATGAGAAAGCTTAAACTAACGTTCGGAATTTTAATGATCAGCTTGCAGGTGTTTGCAAGTGCAGCTGAAAAAATGGCTGCTGTAATTCCTAGTCCCTCAATTGGATTAAGTACAACGGAGGTACTAATTGTAGCCTTATTGATATTCGCTGCTGTTTTGCTTTTGGTTACTGTTATACTCTTTAATGCTTTTAAAGTTATGCTTAAAGTGCAGGCTGACCCATCCTTATTTAAAAAATATGAGCCTCCTGTGGCTTTACCTTATGAAGAATGGTTGAGGCAGAAAAAATCAAAACCAAACATCTGGACAAAATTACTTAGCCTAAAACCGCTCGAACAAGAAGCAGATATGACAATTCCGCATGCTTACGATGGCATTCATGAATTGGATAATCCAGTGCCAAGATGGTTTAACGTGCTTTTTTATGGCACAATGATTTTTGCGGTAGGCTATATCTATTATTATCATTTTGCAGATGGACCAAGACAGGATCAGGAATATGAAACCGAAATGGCTAAAGCAACGGAAGATAAAAGAATGTTTTTGGCAAAAGCAGGAGAGAAATTTGATGAAAACTCTGTGAAAGTCGACCCATCATTAGTTGCAAATGGTAAAGCTGTGTTTTTAGCAAACTGTGTGGCTTGTCATGGCGAAAAGGGGCAGGGCATTGTTGGGCCAAATTTAGCAGATGAATATTGGTTGCATGGCGGAAGCATTAGTGATGTTTTTAAAACCGTTAAATATGGTGTTCCGGCAAAAGGAATGGCAAGTTGGGAGAAAAACCTAAGTGCTAAAAATATTGCTGAAGTTGTAAACTTTATAGAATCCTTAAAAGGAACCAAACCTGCTAATGCCAAAGCGCCTCAAGGAGAAAAATACGAAGCAAAATTAACTACGGATACCGTAAAAAATGAAACCAATCCAAAAGGTTAAACAAGTTAAAAAATGGGGTAGGGAATTTCTCTACCCTAAAAAACCTTCGGGCAAATTATATACCTACCGAAAATGGGTAAGTTATGTTTTGCTTGCTTGTCTTTTTTCTTTTCCTTTTGTTAAATATAACGATGAGCAACTCGTTTTATTAAATTTTATTGAACGCAAATTTGTCTTCTTCGGTTTAATTTTTACGCCGCAAGATTTTTATCTTTTTGCATTGGCGATGTTAATCATGCTTATTTTCATCGTTTGTTTTACCGTGGTTTTAGGGAGGCTGTGGTGTGGTTGGGTTTGTCCGCAAACTATTTTCATGGAGATGGTTTTTAGACGAATTGAATATTGGATTGAAGGTGATGCCAACCAGCAAAAAAAACTTGATGCGCAAAATTGGACAAGAGAAAAAATCCTTAAAAAAGGGTTTAAACATTTTCTATTCTTATGTATCTCATTTACAATTGCTAATACCTTTTTAGCTTATTTAATTGGTTCTGATATACTTTATAAAATAATCACAGAACCAGTTAGTTTACATATTTCTGGATTTTTATCTATCTGGTTATTTACTTTCATTTTTTATGGTGTTTTTGCTTATGTACGTGAGGTAGTTTGCACTGTAATTTGCCCTTATGGTCGTTTACAAGGTGTGTTGTTAGATAATCAAAGTTTAATCGTAGTATATAATGAAAAAAGAGGCGAGCCAAGAGCATATCTCCAAAAAAACAATATCGACTTAACCAAAGGTGATTGTATAGATTGTGGTTTATGTGTACAGGTTTGTCCAACGGGAATAGATATTCGCCAAGGCACACAATTAGAATGTGTAAACTGTACTGCTTGTATAGATAGTTGCAATGAAGTAATGCTCAAAATTAACAAACCTGCAAACCTTATTGGTTTTTATACACAAGATTTTATCCAAAAACAAAAGCCTTATAAATTGGGGATAAAGGCGTATGGTTATGCAGCGGTTTTATTTGTGGTCATGCTGGTGTTTTTTAGCTTAATTTATAAGCGACAAGATGTGCAAACAACAGTACTTAGAGCAAGTGGAATTTTATATCAAACCCACGAGGATGGCACTGTAAGCAACTTATACAATGCAGAGCTCATTAATAAAACCAATAAAGCAATCAAATTTAAATTTAGGTCGGCAAATTCTAAAGATGAGATTAAGTTTATACAAGCACCAGAAACTTTAGCAAAAGAAGGCACTACTCATCTTACATTTTTTCTCACTAAAAAACCAGAAAATATAGATGCTTATAAATCTGATGTTGAATTTGAAATAGTAGCTGATGGAAAGGTGATTAGTACGGCAAAAACATCTTTTTTTTCGCAACCCTAGTCAGTTTGCAGTTGGCAGTTTTCAGTTTGCAATAAGCAATGCAATAATCCAAAACTTATAATACATATCACATTAAATATAAATAGAATTGAAAACACCACCCCGCCTTTCAGGCACCCCTCCAGAGGAGGGGAATTGCCTAAAACATTCCCTCGACAAGTCGGAGGGCAGTTGCAACGGGGGCGTTTCAAATTCAACAATATCACAATTTATCAATACAACAATTTAACAATCCTTATTAAACTACTAAAAATATGAATTGGGGAACAAAAATAATCTTAGGCATGATAGCCTTTATGCTTTTCATTGTGGCAATGGTAGTTTATATGTTTAGTGTACATGGTAATGACGCCTTAGTTGATGAGGATTATTATGAAAAAGGCATCAACTACAACAAAGAATACAATGCCACTCAGAATACTATAAATGGTCACCAAGAACCGAAATTAAGTTTGAGTGATAGTCAGTTGATTATTCAATTAAAAGACAGTGCCTGTTATGAACTTAAATTGATGAGGCCATCAACTGTTAAAAACGATATCAAAACAAAGGGTTTAACCGTAGGTGATGCTCATTTGATTCTTATCGACAAAAAAGGCTTGCCAGCTGGTCTTTGGTTTCTAGAACTGAAATGGGAAAGTAACGGCAAGGAATATCAATTTAAGAAAAGCATCACCCTGTGAACGGATTACCTTTAGCATTTTTACTTGGATTATTAGGAAGTTTGCACTGCGCCGTCATGTGTGGACCGTTAATGTTGAGTCTGCCATTAGGTAAGCAAAACTACTATAAATCTGCCCTGCAGCTATTGCTTTATCAATTTGGGCGGATTTTAGTTTACACTGTACTTGGTATGTTAGCTGGATTTATTGGGAACAGCATTAGTCTCATTGTCAGCCAACATACCCTGAGCTTAATTGTTGGCGTGTTGATGGTAGTTTTTACGGCATTATATTTCAGTAAAAGATATCTCAAGGTTTTTAGCAACTTTCAATCTAAACTAATTGCGCCAATAAGTAATTTAATGGGCAAAATATATGGCTTACCACTTTGGGGATTTGTTGCTGGAATGCTAAACGGATTAATTCCCTGCGGAATGGTATACCTTGCTTTGGCAACTGCTTTAAATACGGCAACCATAAAAGACGCCGCCAGTTTTATGTTTTTATTTGGCTTGGGAACCACCCCTTTAATGTTGTTGATATCCTTAGGTGGAATTTACCTGAAGAAATACATTCGTTTTAACCCAAACAAGCTCATTCCTTGGTTCATGTTGTTTTTAGGGGTTTTGTTTATCATGCGAAGTGCCGAATTAGGTATTCCGTTTTTATCACCTAACAATCATTTACAACATAGCGGGCATGTTGTAGAATGTTTATAATGAGCACTTTCTTATTTCGTCTATAAGAAGAATCTGATTACTATCAGTTTTCTAGCTATTGTTTGTCATTAATTTAACACTGAGTGCGAGGTATTTTTGAGTATCAATAAGCATTTAATGGAAAACCACAATTATATTAATGAAGACCAAGCCTTAGCCATTGTAAAATCTGGAGATAGGGTATTTATCCACGGAGGAGCGGCAACTCCTATTTGTTTGGTTAATGCTTTACAAAAAAGACATCATCAGCTTAGAGATGTTGAATTAGTGAGTATTACAACATTAGGTAATGTTAACTTTGATGCCCCTGAACTTAAAAGAGCATTCTATTTCAATTCACTTTTCGTTTCATTAACTACAAGAAATATAGTTAACAGTGAGAATGGTGATTATGTGCCTATCTTTTTAAGTCAAATTCCTCAGTTATTTCGTAAAAGCATATTACCGATAGACGTGGCCTTAATACAGGTTTCGCCGCCAGATGCACATGGTTATTGCTCATTGGGAACTTCGGTTGATATTGCTAAATCTGCCATAGAAGTTGCTAGACACGTAATTGCACAGGTAAATCCCTTAATGCCCAGAACACATGGTGATGGTTTTGTTCATGTAAAACAAATCGATTCGATGGTTTGGTACAATACAGATTTGCCAGAGGTAAACTACGCAGGTCAGGTAAATGATGTTGTGGAGAGAATCGGTTATAATGTTGCTTCCTTAATAAGTGATGGTGCTACTTTACAGATGGGGATTGGAAGTATCCCAGACCAAGTGCTTAAAAACCTTACTACACATCAAAATTTAGGCATTCATACAGAAATGTTTTCTGATGGCATTATACCATTGCTAGAAAGCGGTGTGATCAACAATAGCAAAAAGAAATTGAATGTGGGCAGGTCGGTTACTTCATTTATTACAGGCACACGTAAGCTTTACGACTTTGTAAACGATAATCCTGCAATTAGGGTAATGGATATTGCCTATGTAAACGATACGAGCATCATTAGGCAAAACCCAAAAGTTACGGCTATTAATAGTGCCATAGAAATAGATATTACAGGACAAGTATGCTCAGATTCTATTGGTACACTTCAATATTCTGGCATAGGCGGTCAAATGGATTTTATTCATGGCGCTTCACTTTCTGAAGGTGGTAAACCCATCATCGCCATTCCATCGCAAACCAATAAAGGCATCAGTAGGATTGTACCATTTTTAAAAGAAGGGGCGGGTGTAGTAACTACCAGAGGTCATGTGCATTGGATTGTGACCGAATATGGAAAAGTAAATTTATTCGGTCTGAGCTTAAAACAAAGAGCGAAAGCACTTATTAGCATTGCTCATCCTAACCATAGAGAAAACCTAGAAATCGCCTATAAAAAGAGATTCAGTTAATCAAATTTTCACCTGCTAATAATCATATCATGATACCAAAAACAATGAAAGCCGCAGTGTTGCGTGAATTCGGCAAGCCGCTTACCATAGAACAAGTTGAAGTTAAAATGCCTGGCGAAAATCAGGTGTTAATCAAGGTAGTTACCAGTGGCGTTTGCCATACAGATTTGCATGCTTGCATGGGCGATTGGCCCGTTAAGCCAAAATTGCCACTAATTCCTGGTCACGAGGCAGTAGGTTATGTTGTGGCATTGGGTAGAGGAGTAGAAAATGTAAAAGAAGGCGATGTAGTTGGTGCGCCTTGGTTATTTAGTGCTTGTGGGCACTGCGAATTTTGCATCACCGGATGGGAGACTTTATGTGAAAGCCAAAAGAATGGAGGGTACAGTGTTGATGGTGGTTATGCAGAATATGTTGTTGCCGATGCAAGATATGTAGCTCATTTTCCAAAAGGAATAAATTTTTTAGAAATGGCGCCAATTACTTGTGCAGGTGTAACTGTTTATAAAGGTTTAAAAGAAACTGAAGCTAAACCAGGTGAGTGGGTAGCTATTTCGGGCATAGGTGGATTAGGGCATTTAGCCGTTCAATACGCAAAAGCGATGGGTTTACATGTGGCAGCAATTGATGTTTCGGATGATAAATTGGCACTTGCCAAAAGATTAGGAGCCGATTTAACGGTGAATGCATTAAATGACGACCCAGGTGTTTTTCTAAAA
The sequence above is drawn from the Pedobacter frigiditerrae genome and encodes:
- a CDS encoding heavy metal translocating P-type ATPase; this encodes MEQQKILSANLCYHCGEDISGVDLVIADKHFCCAGCKGVYQILSANNMCAYYAYNDSPGKRLETNAHFEYLDEPSIVKQLVNYQDKENCIVTFYIPAIHCSSCIWLLEHLYKINPAIYSSRIDFLKREVNLSFKHNEIALRKVVEILVQIGYEPAINLQDVVKENSNRVDKALILKIGVAGFCMGNVMLFSFPEYFGISNLEPQFKALFGWLNLAFSIPVVLFSGKDYFLSALASLKHKHINLDTPLALIIAVLFLRTAFAVVFNNGVGFADTLTGLVFLLLMGKWVKQRTYHHISFDRDYRSYFPIAITTLQNGMEKPKAINELAIGDRLWIRNGELVPADSILMRGDAWLDMSFVTGETEPQQKVLGEVIYAGGKQMGEGIEIEVLKNASQSYLTSLWNKENYSHNFKQNFNDSVAKYFSIAVFIIAFIAMAYWFYHNNGTKAWAAFTAVIIVACPCVLALSTPFTLSAILSVFDKKGFYVKNTDAVEELAHCNSIVFDKTGTLTTIEDAKISFTGTLTDNDKKLLVSLLNHSSHPLSRQILNSFSYGKFYPISKFKETPGKGIRGLVNNQMVYAGNQSVLPFDIKPDQHNGVHVVIDSAYKGSFIVTQQWRSNLAELMTKLTKQFSLKVLSGDTNKDEKALQSFFSLSTTIKFEQSPQQKLAAIIQQQESGEKVMMLGDGLNDAGALKQSDFGIAITDNINNFTPGCDAILKGSSLEFLPSFYQLSKDGLKIIKISFAIAIAYNCVGLYYAVQGTLYPLVAAVLMPLSTITIISFTTIATRFFARKNNLI
- the ccoS gene encoding cbb3-type cytochrome oxidase assembly protein CcoS; amino-acid sequence: MNILYFLVGCSVLMALVFLAAFIWSLKSGQHDDVVTPAMRMLFDEEEES
- the ccoN gene encoding cytochrome-c oxidase, cbb3-type subunit I, which produces MQLEKFTYDNKIVRNFGLATIIWGIIGMTVGLLVAMQLFKPSMNLGNQYTTFGRIRPLHTNAVIFAFVGNAIFMGVYYSLQRLLKARMFSDVLSKIHFWGWQLIIVSAVITLPLGLTTSHEYAELEWPIDIAITLIWVVFGINMFGTIIKRRERHLYVAIWFYIATFVTIAVLHIVNSFELPISAFKSYYVYAGVQDALVQWWYGHNAVAFFLTTPYLGMMYYFLPKMANRPVYSYKLSILHFWSLIFIYIWAGPHHLLYTSLPGWAQSLGVAFSIMLIAPSWGGMINGLLTLRGAWDKVREDVTLKFMVVALTAYGMATFEGPLLSLKQINGVAHFTDWIVAHVHVGALGWNGFLTFGVLYWLIPRIYKTELYSKKMASFHFWIGTLGILFYAVPMYWAGFTQGLMWKEFTPEGLLKYPNFLTTTLQIIPMHVLRSIGGGLYLIGVIVMTVNLAKTMLRGKLVANEAAEAMPLEKVMVEDASDKKWHRRLERKPIKLMVLALIVILIGGMVEMMPTFTIQSNIPTIASVKPYSALELQGRDVYIREGCVNCHSQTVRPFRSETERYGEYSKAGEFVYDHPFLWGSKRTGPDLHRIGGKYSNTWHFNHLLDPTSMSPGSIMPSYQWLISQKLDTTTTASKIRAMQTLGVPYDEDFDKIANVSLKKQADTIAKDLRQNNIKVTSDKEIIAVIAYLQRLGTDIKANKSTIPSNQ
- a CDS encoding cbb3-type cytochrome c oxidase N-terminal domain-containing protein — translated: MRKLKLTFGILMISLQVFASAAEKMAAVIPSPSIGLSTTEVLIVALLIFAAVLLLVTVILFNAFKVMLKVQADPSLFKKYEPPVALPYEEWLRQKKSKPNIWTKLLSLKPLEQEADMTIPHAYDGIHELDNPVPRWFNVLFYGTMIFAVGYIYYYHFADGPRQDQEYETEMAKATEDKRMFLAKAGEKFDENSVKVDPSLVANGKAVFLANCVACHGEKGQGIVGPNLADEYWLHGGSISDVFKTVKYGVPAKGMASWEKNLSAKNIAEVVNFIESLKGTKPANAKAPQGEKYEAKLTTDTVKNETNPKG
- the ccoG gene encoding cytochrome c oxidase accessory protein CcoG, with the translated sequence MKPIQKVKQVKKWGREFLYPKKPSGKLYTYRKWVSYVLLACLFSFPFVKYNDEQLVLLNFIERKFVFFGLIFTPQDFYLFALAMLIMLIFIVCFTVVLGRLWCGWVCPQTIFMEMVFRRIEYWIEGDANQQKKLDAQNWTREKILKKGFKHFLFLCISFTIANTFLAYLIGSDILYKIITEPVSLHISGFLSIWLFTFIFYGVFAYVREVVCTVICPYGRLQGVLLDNQSLIVVYNEKRGEPRAYLQKNNIDLTKGDCIDCGLCVQVCPTGIDIRQGTQLECVNCTACIDSCNEVMLKINKPANLIGFYTQDFIQKQKPYKLGIKAYGYAAVLFVVMLVFFSLIYKRQDVQTTVLRASGILYQTHEDGTVSNLYNAELINKTNKAIKFKFRSANSKDEIKFIQAPETLAKEGTTHLTFFLTKKPENIDAYKSDVEFEIVADGKVISTAKTSFFSQP
- a CDS encoding FixH family protein, producing MNWGTKIILGMIAFMLFIVAMVVYMFSVHGNDALVDEDYYEKGINYNKEYNATQNTINGHQEPKLSLSDSQLIIQLKDSACYELKLMRPSTVKNDIKTKGLTVGDAHLILIDKKGLPAGLWFLELKWESNGKEYQFKKSITL
- a CDS encoding sulfite exporter TauE/SafE family protein, which codes for MNGLPLAFLLGLLGSLHCAVMCGPLMLSLPLGKQNYYKSALQLLLYQFGRILVYTVLGMLAGFIGNSISLIVSQHTLSLIVGVLMVVFTALYFSKRYLKVFSNFQSKLIAPISNLMGKIYGLPLWGFVAGMLNGLIPCGMVYLALATALNTATIKDAASFMFLFGLGTTPLMLLISLGGIYLKKYIRFNPNKLIPWFMLFLGVLFIMRSAELGIPFLSPNNHLQHSGHVVECL
- a CDS encoding acetyl-CoA hydrolase/transferase family protein; this translates as MENHNYINEDQALAIVKSGDRVFIHGGAATPICLVNALQKRHHQLRDVELVSITTLGNVNFDAPELKRAFYFNSLFVSLTTRNIVNSENGDYVPIFLSQIPQLFRKSILPIDVALIQVSPPDAHGYCSLGTSVDIAKSAIEVARHVIAQVNPLMPRTHGDGFVHVKQIDSMVWYNTDLPEVNYAGQVNDVVERIGYNVASLISDGATLQMGIGSIPDQVLKNLTTHQNLGIHTEMFSDGIIPLLESGVINNSKKKLNVGRSVTSFITGTRKLYDFVNDNPAIRVMDIAYVNDTSIIRQNPKVTAINSAIEIDITGQVCSDSIGTLQYSGIGGQMDFIHGASLSEGGKPIIAIPSQTNKGISRIVPFLKEGAGVVTTRGHVHWIVTEYGKVNLFGLSLKQRAKALISIAHPNHRENLEIAYKKRFS
- the adhP gene encoding alcohol dehydrogenase AdhP, translated to MIPKTMKAAVLREFGKPLTIEQVEVKMPGENQVLIKVVTSGVCHTDLHACMGDWPVKPKLPLIPGHEAVGYVVALGRGVENVKEGDVVGAPWLFSACGHCEFCITGWETLCESQKNGGYSVDGGYAEYVVADARYVAHFPKGINFLEMAPITCAGVTVYKGLKETEAKPGEWVAISGIGGLGHLAVQYAKAMGLHVAAIDVSDDKLALAKRLGADLTVNALNDDPGVFLKKQTGGMHGVLVTAVSPIAFKQALTALRRKGSISLNGLPPGSFDLPIFDTVLNRYTVRGSIVGTRKDMQEAIGFAVEGKVKATVHAAKLEDINEILEQMKKGEIEGRIVLQISNP